In Phocoena sinus isolate mPhoSin1 chromosome 10, mPhoSin1.pri, whole genome shotgun sequence, a single genomic region encodes these proteins:
- the LOC116760208 gene encoding keratin, type II cytoskeletal 6A-like — MTSKSTVRSQSSSRRVFSAGSARVPAVNRSGFSSMSVCRSRGSGGFPGVGGGATFGSRSLYGIGGPKRISLGGGSCALGGGYDGRAGGGLGFGGGAGSGFGFCGGAGGGFGLGGGAGGGFGLGGGAGFGGGYGGSGFSLCPPGGIQEVTINQSLLTPLNLQIDPTIQRVKTEEREQIKTLNNRFASFIDKVRFLEQQNKVLETKWALLQEQGTKTVRQSLEPLFEQYINNLRRQLDCLGSERSRLDSELSGMQDTVEDFKKKYEDEINKRMSAENEFVNLKKDVDVAYMNKVDLQAKADALIDEINFLRALYEAELAQVQTHVSDTSVVLSMDNNRTLDLDSIIAEVKAQYEEIARRSREEAESWYKCKYEELQNSACRYGDDLCNTKQEISEIKRMIQRLRSEIDHVKKQCTNLQSAIADAEQRGELALRDAKNKLAELENALQKAKQDMAQLLKDYQELMNVKLALDVEIATYRKLLEGEECRLYGEGVGQVNISVVQSTTSSGYGSAGGVSSGYGMGGGSGYSYGSGQSIGGGFSSGSGRAISGGLSSSGGSSSTVKFTTTSSSGRKSYKS, encoded by the exons ATGACTTCCAAATCCACCGTGAGAAGCCAAAGCAGCAGCCGCCGTGTCTTCAGTGCTGGCTCAGCCAGAGTCCCTGCGGTCAACCGCTCTGGCTTCAGCAGCATGTCCGTGTGCCGCTCCAGGGGCAGTGGAGGCTTCCCTGGAGTAGGTGGAGGAGCTACTTTTGGCAGCCGCAGCCTCTATGGCATCGGGGGCCCCAAGAGGATCTCCCTCGGAGGGGGCAGCTGTGCCCTCGGTGGCGGATATGACGGCAGAGCTGGAGGCGGCCTTGGCTTTGGAGGTGGAGCCGGGAGTGGATTTGGTTTCTGCGGTGGAGCTGGTGGTGGCTTTGGGCTCGGTGGTGGAGCTGGCGGTGGTTTTGGGCTTGGTGGTGGAGCTGGCTTTGGTGGTGGCTATGGGGGCTCTGGCTTCTCTCTATGCCCCCCTGGAGGCATCCAAGAGGTCACCATCAACCAGAGTCTCCTGACTCCCCTCAACCTGCAAATCGACCCCACCATCCAGCGAGTCAAGACTGAGGAGCGGGAGCAGATCAAGACCCTCAACAACAGGTTCGCCTCCTTCATCGACAAG GTCCGATTCCTGGAGCAGCAGAACAAGGTCCTGGAAACCAAGTGGGCCCTGCTGCAGGAGCAGGGCACAAAGACCGTGAGGCAGAGCCTGGAGCCTTTGTTCGAGCAGTACATCAACAATCTCAGGAGACAGCTGGACTGCCTTGGCTCAGAGAGAAGCCGCCTGGACTCAGAGCTCAGCGGGATGCAGGACACGGTAGAGGACTTCAAGAAGAA ATATGAAGATGAAATCAACAAGCGCATGTCAGCAGAGAATGAATTTGTGAATCTAAAGAAG GATGTGGATGTTGCTTACATGAATAAGGTTGATCTACAAGCCAAGGCAGATGCTCTCATAGATGAGATCAACTTCCTCAGAGCCCTCTATGAAGCA GAACTGGCTCAGGTGCAAACCCACGTCTCAGATACTTCTGTCGTCCTCTCCATGGACAACAACCGCACCCTGGACCTGGACAGCATCATCGCTGAAGTCAAAGCCCAATATGAAGAGATCGCTCGCAGGAGCCGGGAGGAGGCTGAGTCCTGGTACAAGTGCAAG TACGAGGAGCTGCAGAATTCGGCGTGCAGATATGGGGACGACCTGTGCAACACCAAACAGGAGATCTCTGAGATCAAACGCATGATCCAGAGGCTGAGATCTGAGATCGACCACGTCAAGAAGCAG TGCACCAACCTGCAATCCGCCATCGCCGATGCAGAGCAGCGTGGGGAGTTGGCCCTCAGGGATGCCAAGAACAAGCTGGCCGAGCTGGAGAATGCCCTGCAGAAGGCCAAGCAGGACATGGCGCAGCTACTGAAGGACTACCAGGAGCTCATGAATGTCAAGCTGGCCCTGGACGTGGAGATCGCCACCTACAGGAAGCTGCTGGAGGGCGAGGAGTGCAG GCTGTATGGGGAAGGCGTTGGACAAGTCAACATCT CCGTGGTACAGTCCACCACCTCCAGTGGCTATGGCAGTGCCGGCGGTGTCAGCAGCGGCTACGGCATGGGCGGAGGCAGTGGCTACTCTTACGGCAGTGGTCAGAGCATTGGAGGTGGCTTCAGTTCCGGCAGTGGCAGAGCCATAAGTGGTGGCCTCAGCTCCTCCGGGGGCAGCAGTTCCACCGTCAAAttcaccaccacctcctcctccggCAGGAAGAGCTACAAGTCTTGA